A DNA window from Pseudomonas wuhanensis contains the following coding sequences:
- a CDS encoding PLP-dependent aminotransferase family protein — protein sequence MKGPRDTDFAYQAVYRYLTNLINEPGSDVQVRLPSLRQLAHRLSVSISTIQYAYSLLEKEGRVYSVAKSGYYAVPVSSIGMPGRGKDLLETVYVNARRPGMLVLSADEPALLQPLDSPLLLLERELLRQYPRQPQPSSQPCGELELRTALAARYTTSPTRCWHADDVYIGADLRGVLEILIAALGLKDAVVVVESPCDWGILRLLQDADVRVIELPLQADDGLDLEKLQELLETEPVRLVMLSSGLNMPRGSVAPDSNRHSAAQLLKRHGSWVLENDCYGELEFEPNGLRFRDLLDPDRLIVFSTFEKFIGSEAPFGYLLSRQLRARLQRHFLLRAFRLSLIRQKAIARLYSNGRIDQHLVVLRRLLKERMVQMTQLLEERLPDALHFVEPRGGATIWIRSLRQVDVHRVFERLLKQHVVIAPGELFSLQGLHGQHLRLSHTVGGHHDLADALGLLGDALRLESID from the coding sequence ATGAAAGGACCACGAGATACCGATTTTGCGTACCAGGCGGTGTACCGTTACCTGACTAATCTGATCAATGAGCCGGGCAGTGACGTGCAAGTGCGCCTGCCCTCATTGCGACAGTTGGCGCACCGCCTGAGTGTGTCGATCTCGACCATTCAGTACGCCTATTCGCTGTTGGAGAAGGAAGGGCGCGTCTATTCGGTGGCCAAGTCCGGCTACTACGCCGTACCCGTATCCTCAATAGGCATGCCCGGCCGCGGCAAGGACTTGCTCGAAACGGTTTATGTCAACGCCAGACGTCCCGGTATGCTGGTGCTGAGCGCCGATGAGCCGGCGTTATTACAACCGCTGGATAGCCCGTTGCTGTTGCTGGAGAGAGAACTGCTGCGCCAGTACCCACGCCAGCCACAACCGTCTTCGCAACCCTGCGGCGAACTGGAGCTGCGCACAGCCCTGGCGGCGCGTTACACCACTTCGCCGACACGTTGCTGGCATGCCGATGATGTCTATATCGGCGCCGACCTGCGGGGAGTCCTGGAAATATTGATCGCCGCTCTTGGCCTCAAAGACGCTGTGGTGGTGGTCGAATCACCGTGCGACTGGGGCATTCTGCGTCTGCTCCAGGATGCGGACGTGCGGGTGATCGAGCTGCCGTTGCAAGCCGATGATGGTCTGGATCTGGAGAAGTTGCAGGAACTGCTTGAGACCGAGCCGGTGCGACTGGTGATGCTTTCATCGGGGCTGAACATGCCACGAGGCAGTGTGGCGCCCGACAGCAACAGGCATTCCGCCGCACAGCTGCTGAAACGACATGGCAGTTGGGTACTGGAAAACGATTGCTATGGCGAGCTTGAGTTCGAGCCGAACGGCCTGCGATTTCGCGATCTGCTGGACCCGGATCGGCTGATCGTGTTTTCCACATTCGAGAAATTCATCGGGTCGGAGGCGCCCTTCGGCTATCTGCTGTCGCGACAATTGCGTGCCAGATTGCAGCGGCACTTTTTGCTGCGCGCTTTCCGTTTGTCGTTGATCCGTCAGAAAGCCATAGCGCGGCTGTACAGCAACGGACGCATCGATCAACACCTGGTGGTATTGCGTCGACTGCTCAAGGAACGCATGGTGCAGATGACACAGTTGCTTGAAGAGCGACTGCCCGACGCGCTGCACTTCGTTGAACCCCGAGGCGGGGCGACGATCTGGATTCGCTCGTTGCGCCAGGTCGATGTGCATCGAGTGTTCGAGCGTTTGCTCAAGCAGCATGTGGTGATTGCTCCGGGAGAATTGTTCAGCTTGCAGGGCCTGCACGGGCAGCATTTGCGCCTGAGTCATACCGTCGGTGGTCACCACGACCTCGCCGACGCGCTGGGACTGTTGGGGGATGCCTTGCGCCTGGAATCGATCGACTGA
- the pgm gene encoding phosphoglucomutase (alpha-D-glucose-1,6-bisphosphate-dependent): MTLSPFAGKPAPAELLVDIPRLVTAYYTGQPDAAISTQRVAFGTSGHRGSSFDLSFNEWHVLAISQAICLYREAQGINGPLFVGIDTHALSTPAGASALEVLAANGVTVMIAEGDEYTPTPAISHAILCYNRGRTSGLADGIVITPSHNPPQSGGYKYNPTNGGPADTHITKWIEAKANELLAAKLAGVKRISYEQALKASTTHRHDYLNTYVADLINVIDFDAIRDAKLRLGVDPLGGAGVRYWSAIAEHYRLDLEVVNKQVDATFRFMTVDWDGQIRMDPSSSHAMQGLIGLKERFDVAFACDPDHDRHGIVTPSGGLLAPNSYLAVSIDYLFQNRPQWRADAAVGKTVVSSGLIDRVAKRLGRRLYEVPVGFKWFADGLFDGSLGFGGEESAGASFLRKDGSVWCTDKDGLIPALLAAEMTARTGRDPSQAYRALTDELGEPFSVRVDAKANPEQKALLSKLSPDQVTSTQLAGEAIQSILSHAPGNDQAIGGLKVMTENGWFAARPSGTEDIYKIYAESFVSDDHLKQLVAEAQTLVDGAISAK, from the coding sequence ATGACACTCAGTCCTTTTGCGGGCAAACCGGCACCGGCAGAACTGTTGGTCGACATCCCGCGACTGGTAACGGCCTATTACACCGGCCAGCCCGATGCAGCCATTTCTACCCAGCGCGTCGCCTTCGGCACGTCCGGACACCGAGGTAGCTCGTTCGACCTGAGTTTCAACGAATGGCACGTTCTGGCCATCAGCCAAGCGATCTGCCTGTACCGCGAAGCCCAGGGCATCAACGGTCCGCTGTTCGTCGGGATTGACACCCACGCGCTGTCCACGCCAGCCGGTGCCAGCGCCCTGGAAGTCCTGGCGGCGAACGGCGTGACAGTGATGATCGCCGAAGGAGACGAGTACACGCCGACGCCGGCCATTTCCCACGCGATTCTTTGCTACAACCGTGGGCGCACCTCGGGCCTGGCGGACGGCATTGTCATCACGCCGTCCCACAACCCGCCACAAAGCGGTGGCTACAAGTACAACCCTACCAACGGCGGCCCGGCCGATACCCACATCACCAAGTGGATCGAAGCCAAGGCCAACGAGTTGCTGGCGGCCAAACTCGCTGGCGTCAAACGCATCAGCTACGAGCAGGCCCTGAAGGCCAGCACCACCCATCGCCACGATTACCTCAACACCTATGTCGCCGACCTGATCAACGTGATCGATTTCGACGCCATCCGCGATGCGAAGCTGCGTCTGGGTGTCGATCCGCTGGGCGGAGCAGGCGTGCGCTACTGGTCGGCGATTGCCGAGCACTATCGCCTGGACCTGGAGGTGGTGAATAAACAGGTTGATGCGACATTCCGTTTCATGACCGTCGACTGGGACGGGCAGATCCGCATGGACCCATCGTCCAGCCACGCCATGCAAGGCCTGATCGGTCTGAAAGAGCGTTTCGACGTGGCTTTTGCCTGTGACCCGGATCACGACCGCCATGGCATCGTGACTCCGTCCGGTGGTTTGCTGGCCCCCAACAGCTACCTCGCGGTGTCGATCGATTACCTGTTCCAGAACCGCCCACAGTGGCGCGCCGATGCGGCCGTGGGCAAAACCGTGGTTAGCAGTGGCTTGATCGATCGCGTTGCCAAACGTCTGGGTCGCCGTCTGTACGAAGTGCCGGTCGGCTTCAAATGGTTTGCCGACGGTCTGTTCGACGGTTCCCTCGGTTTTGGCGGTGAAGAAAGTGCTGGCGCATCGTTCCTGCGCAAGGACGGCAGTGTCTGGTGCACCGACAAGGACGGCTTGATTCCAGCTTTGCTGGCCGCCGAAATGACCGCTCGCACGGGCCGTGACCCTAGCCAGGCCTATCGCGCATTGACCGATGAACTGGGCGAACCTTTCTCGGTACGGGTCGATGCCAAGGCAAACCCTGAACAGAAAGCGCTGCTGAGCAAATTGTCGCCGGACCAGGTCACCTCGACTCAACTGGCGGGCGAAGCGATCCAGAGCATCCTCAGCCATGCACCGGGTAACGACCAGGCTATTGGCGGTCTGAAAGTCATGACAGAGAACGGTTGGTTCGCGGCGCGTCCGTCGGGTACTGAGGATATCTACAAGATCTACGCGGAAAGCTTTGTCAGTGACGACCACCTGAAGCAGTTGGTAGCGGAAGCTCAGACCTTGGTGGACGGCGCGATTTCTGCGAAGTGA
- a CDS encoding cystathionine gamma-synthase gives MSQHDESTAPRGFATRVIHAGQTPDPTTGALMPPIYANSTYAQQSPGVHKGFDYGRSHNPTRFALERCVADLEGGTQAFAFASGLAAIANVLELLDAGAHIVSGNDLYGGTFRLFDKVRQRSAGHRFSFVDLTDLATFEAALEDDTRMVWVETPSNPLLSLTDLAAVARTCRERGIICVADNTFASPWIQRPLELGFDIVLHSTTKYLNGHSDVIGGIAVVGQNAGLAERLGFLQNAVGAIAGPFDAFLTLRGVKTLALRMERHCSNALELAQWLERQPQVARVYYPGLPSHPQHELARRQMRGFGGMISLDLNCDLAGAKRFLESVRIFALAESLGGVESLIEHPAIMTHASIPAETRAQLGIGDALVRLSVGVEDVEDLRADLAQALMQIG, from the coding sequence ATGAGTCAGCACGATGAAAGCACCGCGCCACGGGGCTTTGCCACCCGTGTGATCCATGCCGGACAAACACCGGACCCGACCACCGGGGCGTTGATGCCACCGATTTACGCCAACTCCACCTATGCGCAGCAGAGCCCCGGTGTGCACAAGGGCTTCGACTACGGGCGTTCGCACAACCCGACGCGCTTTGCGTTGGAGCGTTGCGTGGCGGACCTCGAGGGTGGTACCCAGGCTTTCGCCTTCGCTTCCGGGCTGGCGGCGATCGCCAACGTGCTCGAACTGCTCGACGCCGGCGCCCACATCGTCTCTGGTAATGACTTGTACGGCGGTACATTCCGGCTGTTCGACAAGGTGCGTCAGCGCAGTGCCGGGCATCGCTTCAGCTTCGTCGATCTGACTGATCTGGCGACCTTCGAAGCAGCGCTTGAGGATGACACGCGGATGGTCTGGGTCGAGACGCCGAGCAATCCTTTGCTGAGCCTCACTGACCTCGCCGCCGTCGCGCGCACCTGTCGCGAGCGAGGCATCATTTGTGTGGCCGACAACACGTTCGCCAGCCCGTGGATACAGCGCCCTCTGGAGTTGGGCTTCGATATCGTGCTGCACTCGACGACCAAGTACCTGAACGGTCATTCCGACGTGATCGGCGGTATCGCGGTGGTCGGGCAGAACGCTGGACTGGCCGAGCGCCTGGGTTTTCTGCAGAACGCAGTGGGGGCTATCGCCGGGCCGTTCGACGCGTTCCTCACGTTGCGCGGGGTTAAGACCCTGGCGCTGCGCATGGAGCGCCACTGCAGTAACGCGCTGGAGCTGGCGCAATGGCTGGAGCGTCAGCCGCAGGTGGCGCGCGTCTACTATCCGGGCCTGCCATCGCACCCGCAGCACGAACTGGCGCGGCGGCAAATGCGTGGGTTCGGCGGGATGATTTCCCTCGACCTGAACTGCGACCTGGCTGGCGCCAAGCGTTTCCTCGAAAGTGTGCGGATCTTCGCTCTGGCCGAGAGCTTGGGCGGGGTGGAAAGCCTGATCGAGCACCCGGCGATCATGACCCATGCCAGCATCCCCGCAGAAACCCGGGCACAACTCGGCATTGGCGATGCGCTGGTGCGCTTGTCAGTGGGTGTCGAGGATGTCGAAGACCTGCGCGCCGATCTGGCGCAGGCGCTGATGCAGATTGGTTAA
- a CDS encoding cystathionine beta-synthase, whose product MPNDSRPAVLELIGNTPLVRVSRFDTGPCTLFLKLESQNPGGSIKDRIGLAMIDAAERDGRLRPGGTIVEATAGNTGLGLALVGRAKGYRVVLVVPDKMSTEKVLHLKAMGAEVHITRSDVGKGHPDYYQDVAARLAQDIPDAFFADQFNNPANPLAHECSTAPEIWAQTQHDVDAIVVGVGSAGTLTGLTRFFQRVQPNLEMVLADPVGSVMAEYSRSGTLGTPGSWAVEGIGEDFIPSIADLSSVRKAYSISDEESFDHARQLLRAEGILGGSSTGTLLAAALRYCREQTEPKRVVSFVCDTGTRYLSKVYNDQWMNDQGLLARKRYGDLRDLIARRFEDGRVVSVGPDDTLLTAFQRMRLADVSQLPVLVDGQRLVGVIDESDILFGVHEDATHFRMTVTSAMTDKLETLPPGASLAELEAVLDRGLVAIIADTSGFHGLITRVDMLNHLRRSLA is encoded by the coding sequence ATGCCGAACGACTCCCGTCCCGCCGTGCTCGAACTGATCGGCAACACGCCGCTGGTGCGCGTCAGCCGCTTCGATACCGGTCCGTGCACGCTGTTTCTCAAACTCGAATCGCAGAACCCCGGTGGCTCGATCAAGGATCGTATCGGTCTGGCAATGATCGATGCCGCCGAGCGCGATGGCCGCCTGCGCCCCGGTGGCACCATCGTCGAGGCCACCGCTGGCAACACCGGTCTGGGCCTGGCCCTGGTCGGCCGAGCCAAGGGTTATCGGGTGGTGTTGGTGGTGCCGGACAAGATGTCCACCGAGAAGGTCCTGCACCTCAAGGCGATGGGCGCGGAAGTGCACATCACCCGCTCCGACGTCGGCAAGGGCCATCCCGATTATTACCAGGACGTCGCTGCGCGGTTGGCGCAGGATATTCCCGACGCCTTCTTCGCTGATCAATTCAACAACCCGGCCAACCCGCTGGCCCACGAGTGCAGTACCGCTCCGGAAATCTGGGCGCAGACTCAGCATGATGTGGATGCCATCGTGGTCGGCGTCGGTTCGGCTGGCACGCTGACCGGGCTGACCCGTTTCTTCCAGCGCGTACAACCGAACCTGGAAATGGTGCTGGCCGATCCGGTCGGTTCGGTGATGGCCGAATACAGCCGCAGCGGCACCCTTGGTACGCCCGGTTCCTGGGCGGTGGAGGGCATTGGCGAAGACTTCATTCCATCAATTGCCGACCTGTCCAGCGTGCGTAAGGCCTATTCGATCAGCGACGAAGAAAGCTTCGATCATGCCCGCCAACTGCTGCGCGCCGAAGGCATTCTCGGCGGCTCCTCGACCGGCACATTGCTCGCTGCGGCACTGCGTTACTGCCGCGAACAAACCGAGCCGAAGCGGGTGGTCAGTTTTGTCTGCGACACCGGCACCCGCTACCTGTCGAAGGTCTACAACGACCAGTGGATGAACGATCAGGGGCTGCTTGCGCGCAAGCGTTACGGTGATTTGCGTGACCTGATCGCGCGGCGTTTCGAAGATGGCCGGGTGGTCAGCGTGGGCCCGGACGACACGCTGCTCACCGCTTTCCAGCGCATGCGTCTGGCGGATGTGTCGCAACTGCCGGTGCTGGTGGATGGGCAGCGGCTGGTCGGGGTCATCGACGAGTCCGATATTCTGTTTGGCGTGCATGAAGACGCTACGCATTTTCGCATGACCGTGACCAGCGCGATGACCGACAAGCTCGAAACCCTGCCTCCCGGCGCCAGTCTTGCTGAGCTGGAGGCGGTGCTCGACCGTGGGCTGGTGGCGATCATCGCCGACACCTCGGGCTTCCATGGCCTGATTACCCGCGTCGACATGCTCAATCACTTGCGGAGGTCCCTGGCATGA
- a CDS encoding UvrD-helicase domain-containing protein produces MPQHTPDLPPELRPLAEMPLFKRLAARFFGHGLTRLRAQHRASWLHGQADGFRSGHSAGVEYGYKEGKLEGLEEGRQVLLIRDSRSTEHRPPNVDNNLFDDWRLPLSAELKKRMKADVARLLPAHAQPSTAQWKMIFSDTPSTSVIAGAGAGKSTTLVLRILLLSHYLGFELSSMTVVTFTRESRKDFINKLIELFAVWGRGISLKEARDLVRTFHSRILPMVRSLPGFERLQAFENLSHRVQGGDEEVDSNPFDLRINDAQRQQLNACYHSLHNRDERFRELIKPLSRHALQLKELERDHPDVQKRMAVTELAAKRDEELCDTIEDLWFRAGAWPIKGIEPNRQTFDINGATFHCHGYIPTLDAWVVLGFDPRENPQVSRPNAKLSVRAEWAVKRTLFQAFCRKPLIWLDSYESSKRVLASLAGDASAGPGFDYKVKGELGSAPLLDCFVAAAGFIENLGLDVPNAVGQMSFAKDDPDRFFFEALSLFWRALEDHLLDQSPPVMTYNRMFALFSEHSPENLKLLSDELLRPMSHLMIDEFQDVSPQIVSWIRASLTEIRSRGPAMHVGRGAQRSSLLCVGDDWQSIYGWRGSSPTYFMEFNKEFPSPSTTKVMLSDNYRSHQHIIDAAEHIVRAAPAIAGKKAKASGEPKALLPVNVLDRDDQGMAQRLTEHYRMGDSILMLYRKSSDKSLIEEHIQSVVNVDSSLPYEARRLKQLTYHSAKGLQADAVFLLGDCQHLTSSPYKNQVYRMAGLGKAGDSEAYDSAQKDEILRLAYVGITRAVSHCYWYVDGQDASAANMPKASDRIGKGKAFFADHRQGKVPA; encoded by the coding sequence GTGCCGCAACACACCCCCGATCTTCCCCCCGAACTTCGTCCCTTGGCCGAGATGCCTTTGTTCAAGCGCCTGGCCGCCCGGTTCTTTGGCCATGGCCTTACCCGCCTGCGCGCGCAACATCGTGCTTCCTGGTTGCACGGGCAAGCCGACGGTTTTCGCAGCGGCCACAGCGCCGGTGTGGAGTACGGCTATAAGGAAGGCAAACTCGAGGGGTTGGAGGAAGGTCGGCAGGTTCTATTGATTCGCGACTCGCGCTCAACCGAGCATCGACCGCCCAATGTCGATAACAATCTGTTCGACGATTGGCGCCTGCCATTGAGTGCTGAGCTGAAGAAGCGCATGAAGGCCGACGTGGCGCGGCTGCTGCCAGCGCATGCCCAGCCAAGTACTGCCCAATGGAAGATGATTTTCAGCGACACACCGTCGACCTCGGTGATCGCCGGGGCGGGCGCGGGCAAGTCGACTACCCTGGTGTTGCGAATTCTGCTGCTCAGTCATTACCTGGGGTTTGAGCTGAGCTCGATGACCGTGGTGACTTTCACCCGCGAATCGCGCAAGGACTTCATCAACAAGCTGATCGAACTGTTTGCAGTCTGGGGCCGGGGAATCAGCCTTAAAGAAGCGCGCGACCTGGTGCGCACTTTTCACTCGCGCATTCTGCCGATGGTCCGTAGCCTGCCAGGTTTCGAGCGGCTGCAAGCCTTCGAAAACCTCAGTCACCGCGTGCAAGGCGGCGATGAGGAGGTCGACAGCAACCCCTTCGACCTGCGCATCAACGACGCTCAGCGTCAGCAACTCAATGCCTGTTATCACAGCCTGCACAATCGCGATGAGCGCTTTCGCGAATTGATCAAACCTCTGTCTCGTCATGCCTTGCAGCTCAAGGAGCTGGAGCGTGATCACCCGGACGTGCAGAAACGCATGGCGGTGACTGAGCTCGCCGCCAAGCGCGATGAAGAACTGTGCGACACAATCGAAGACTTGTGGTTTCGCGCCGGTGCCTGGCCGATCAAGGGCATCGAACCGAATCGTCAGACCTTCGACATTAATGGCGCGACCTTCCATTGCCACGGCTACATTCCGACGCTGGACGCCTGGGTGGTGCTGGGTTTCGATCCCCGGGAAAATCCCCAGGTCAGCCGTCCGAATGCCAAGCTTTCAGTGCGCGCAGAATGGGCGGTGAAGCGTACCTTGTTTCAAGCTTTCTGTCGTAAGCCTTTGATATGGCTAGATAGTTATGAGTCTTCAAAGCGTGTTTTGGCATCGCTTGCCGGAGACGCCAGCGCCGGACCGGGCTTCGATTACAAGGTCAAGGGCGAGCTCGGCTCCGCGCCGTTGCTGGACTGTTTTGTCGCGGCGGCCGGGTTCATTGAAAACCTCGGCCTGGATGTGCCCAATGCCGTGGGCCAGATGAGTTTCGCCAAGGATGACCCGGACCGGTTTTTCTTCGAGGCGTTGAGCCTGTTCTGGCGAGCGCTGGAAGATCATCTGCTGGATCAATCGCCCCCGGTGATGACCTACAACCGGATGTTCGCCTTGTTCAGCGAACATTCGCCGGAGAATCTCAAGCTGCTGAGCGATGAGCTGCTCAGGCCCATGTCGCACTTGATGATCGACGAGTTTCAGGACGTGTCGCCGCAGATCGTTTCGTGGATTCGCGCCAGCCTGACGGAGATCCGCAGTCGCGGACCGGCCATGCATGTGGGGCGCGGCGCGCAACGATCGTCATTGCTTTGTGTCGGTGATGACTGGCAGTCCATTTATGGCTGGCGCGGCAGTTCGCCGACTTACTTCATGGAGTTCAACAAGGAATTCCCGTCGCCAAGCACGACCAAAGTGATGCTCAGCGACAATTACCGCAGCCATCAGCACATCATCGACGCGGCGGAGCATATTGTCCGCGCGGCACCGGCGATCGCTGGCAAGAAAGCCAAGGCCAGTGGTGAACCCAAGGCACTGCTGCCGGTGAATGTGCTCGACCGGGATGACCAGGGCATGGCCCAGCGCCTGACCGAGCACTACAGAATGGGCGATTCAATCTTGATGCTTTATCGAAAAAGCAGCGATAAGTCATTGATAGAAGAGCATATTCAGTCTGTAGTTAATGTGGATTCTAGCTTGCCGTATGAGGCGCGACGGCTCAAACAACTGACCTATCACAGCGCCAAGGGCCTGCAGGCTGATGCGGTGTTTCTGCTGGGCGATTGCCAGCACCTGACCAGTTCACCTTACAAGAACCAGGTCTATCGCATGGCCGGACTCGGTAAGGCTGGCGACAGTGAAGCTTACGACAGCGCACAGAAAGACGAGATCTTGCGGCTGGCCTACGTGGGCATCACCCGGGCAGTGAGCCATTGCTACTGGTATGTCGATGGCCAGGATGCCTCGGCTGCGAATATGCCCAAGGCCTCCGACCGGATCGGCAAGGGCAAGGCGTTCTTCGCAGATCACCGCCAGGGAAAAGTGCCTGCATGA
- a CDS encoding DUF1652 domain-containing protein — translation MNKGSFSKVTFPNACQLMRWHFHPMGFEATMDAPGSMVARLFDRASGETMIAIAGIPCATVMNAADVERIIEAVEDELEAFIPPEALRSYA, via the coding sequence ATGAATAAAGGCTCCTTCAGCAAAGTCACTTTTCCAAATGCCTGCCAGCTGATGCGCTGGCATTTTCATCCCATGGGTTTCGAAGCGACCATGGATGCACCGGGCAGTATGGTTGCCCGGCTGTTCGACCGCGCCAGTGGCGAAACCATGATCGCCATTGCCGGCATTCCTTGCGCAACGGTCATGAATGCGGCGGATGTAGAACGAATCATTGAAGCCGTGGAAGATGAGCTGGAGGCGTTCATTCCTCCGGAGGCCCTCAGGAGTTATGCCTGA
- a CDS encoding pirin family protein has translation MLELRPFNSLGGAHHGWLDAHHHFSFAEYYDPKRMNWGNLRVWNDDVIAPGTGFPQHPHRDMEIITYVREGAITHQDNLGNKGRTEAGDVQVMSAGTGIAHSEYNLEATETRIFQIWIIPNEAGSAPSWGAKPFPKGEREGFVTLASGKAGDDQSLHIRADARLVAANLKAGECAEYHLDSGRRAYLVPATGVIEVNGLRAQARDGVAIADEQVLRVTAIEDSEIVLVDVA, from the coding sequence ATGCTTGAACTCAGACCCTTCAACTCGCTCGGCGGCGCGCACCATGGCTGGTTGGATGCCCATCACCACTTTTCGTTCGCCGAGTACTACGACCCCAAACGCATGAACTGGGGCAACCTGCGGGTGTGGAACGATGACGTGATTGCCCCCGGCACCGGGTTCCCGCAACACCCGCACCGCGACATGGAAATCATCACCTACGTTCGTGAAGGCGCGATCACCCACCAGGACAACCTCGGCAACAAGGGCCGCACCGAAGCGGGCGACGTTCAGGTCATGAGCGCCGGCACCGGGATCGCTCACAGTGAGTACAACCTGGAAGCCACCGAGACCCGGATCTTTCAGATCTGGATCATTCCCAACGAAGCCGGTTCGGCACCGTCGTGGGGTGCCAAGCCGTTCCCCAAAGGCGAGCGCGAAGGTTTCGTGACCCTCGCCAGCGGCAAGGCCGGCGACGATCAAAGCCTGCACATTCGCGCCGATGCGCGTCTGGTGGCGGCGAACCTGAAGGCTGGTGAGTGCGCGGAGTATCACCTGGACAGCGGCCGTCGTGCTTACCTGGTTCCAGCCACCGGCGTCATTGAAGTCAATGGCTTGCGTGCACAAGCTCGAGACGGTGTTGCGATCGCCGATGAGCAGGTGTTGCGCGTGACCGCGATTGAGGACAGTGAAATCGTGTTGGTGGATGTGGCTTGA
- a CDS encoding NAD(P)/FAD-dependent oxidoreductase, with the protein MSAWRTISLWMDQLDEPLLARPPLEQDLGVDVAIIGAGYTGLWTAYYLKRLAPGLNIAIVEANIAGFGASGRNGGWLMGNLLGEDRLLADLPAEQRRASFELLHSIPDEVENVLEREGIDCDYRKGGALYCAARYPEQEASLRGYLDGLHCQGLTEHDYRWLSPEQLAQQIRIAKPYGGIYAPHVATIHPAKLVRGLARTVERMGVNIYENSPVTQWQSGSLRTAKAQVRGRWIVPAVEGYAATLPPLDRYQLPVQSLLVATEPLSAATWDEIGLSRGQAFSESSRQVTYGQRTADNRLVFGARGGYQFAGKLRHDFGLTTREIELRRYLFGELFPQLKNVRITHAWGGNLGMSRRFKPHMLCDRASGIALSGGYGGEGVGASNLGGRTLADMILQRDTELVRQPWVIAQGGLDALKAWEPEPCRWLGYNAIIRSFVHEDQTLANPATAPWRHKLASRVAGFMEGFMH; encoded by the coding sequence ATGTCAGCGTGGCGCACGATCAGTTTGTGGATGGACCAACTCGACGAGCCATTGCTGGCGCGCCCGCCGCTGGAGCAGGATCTGGGCGTCGACGTGGCCATCATTGGCGCCGGGTACACCGGGCTCTGGACCGCGTATTACCTCAAGCGCCTGGCGCCGGGGCTGAACATTGCCATCGTCGAGGCAAACATCGCGGGTTTTGGTGCGTCGGGCCGCAACGGCGGTTGGTTGATGGGCAATCTGCTGGGCGAAGATCGCTTGCTCGCCGATTTACCGGCCGAACAACGCCGCGCCTCTTTCGAACTGCTCCACAGCATCCCTGATGAAGTAGAGAACGTCCTCGAACGAGAAGGCATTGACTGTGATTATCGCAAGGGCGGGGCGCTTTACTGCGCGGCGCGTTACCCGGAGCAGGAAGCCAGTCTGCGTGGTTATCTGGATGGGCTCCACTGCCAAGGGCTGACCGAACACGACTACCGCTGGCTCAGTCCCGAGCAATTGGCGCAGCAGATCAGAATTGCCAAACCTTATGGCGGTATCTATGCACCGCACGTCGCGACCATTCACCCGGCAAAGTTGGTCCGAGGTCTGGCTCGGACGGTGGAGCGCATGGGGGTCAACATCTATGAGAACAGCCCCGTCACTCAATGGCAGTCGGGCAGTTTGCGTACAGCCAAGGCTCAGGTTCGCGGCCGCTGGATCGTGCCAGCGGTAGAAGGTTACGCAGCCACATTGCCACCGCTGGACCGTTATCAGTTGCCGGTCCAGAGTTTGCTGGTGGCGACCGAACCGCTGTCCGCCGCGACCTGGGACGAAATCGGCCTCAGTCGCGGGCAAGCCTTTAGCGAAAGCAGCCGCCAAGTTACCTATGGCCAGCGTACGGCGGATAACCGCTTGGTGTTCGGTGCCCGTGGCGGCTATCAATTTGCTGGCAAGTTGCGCCATGACTTCGGCCTGACCACTCGCGAAATAGAGTTGCGGCGCTACCTGTTCGGCGAACTCTTCCCGCAACTCAAGAACGTACGAATCACCCACGCCTGGGGCGGCAACCTGGGCATGTCCCGGCGCTTCAAGCCGCACATGCTCTGCGATCGAGCCAGCGGCATCGCCTTGTCGGGCGGTTATGGCGGGGAGGGCGTCGGAGCCAGCAACCTCGGCGGGCGGACGCTGGCCGATATGATTCTTCAGCGCGATACCGAGCTGGTGCGCCAGCCGTGGGTGATTGCTCAGGGCGGTCTTGACGCGCTCAAGGCTTGGGAGCCCGAACCCTGCCGCTGGTTGGGCTACAACGCGATCATCCGCAGCTTCGTCCACGAAGACCAGACCCTGGCCAACCCGGCCACCGCGCCCTGGCGTCACAAACTGGCCAGTCGGGTCGCGGGGTTCATGGAAGGGTTCATGCACTGA